The DNA window GTTCTAGGTGGTGTACTGCGACTCCACGAGATCTTATTTGTGCAGCCCGAACCTGTCCTGGATAATTGCACCGACCATCGTTGGAAGTGGTTTAAGGTTAGTAATTACGTCTTGCAATTGCCACCTTACTCTATCTGCATCTGTGTTCATATTGCAACGAGTAAgtgattttgtgtttgtgtattCCTTCAATTAAGTTTAACTCAAGTGTTGTTGAGGACTTCAGAGTTGTGTGCTTGTTGTTTTTGCTGCTTTTGCTGATTCAAATAATATGCAATCATTTTGTGAGTAGGGTGCCGTAGGAGCATTAGATGGGACGTACATCAACGTGCGGGTGCCTATTCAGGACCAACCAAGGTACCGTTCTCGGAAAGGACAAATATCAACCAATGTTCTTGCGGCTTGTGACAGATTTTTAAGGTTCACATATGTACTACCTGGCTGGGAAGGGTCGGCTGGAGATTCGAGAGTTCTCCGTGATGCAGTCTCAAGGCCATATGGACTGCGCGTCCCTAGAGGTTACAGTCTGAACTATAAAGAACTTGCTACACCTTACCAATTATGACATAACCTTTACTTCCTAGAATATTTGCAGACACATACTATCTATGCGACAATGCATACGCTAACAGCGAGGGTTTCCTGACACCTTACAAAGGGGTGCGTTACCATCTCAAAGAGTGGGGACCTAATGCGCACGTGCCTCAAAATCTAGAGGAGATTTTCAATATGAGACACACTAAAGCGCACAATGTCATTGAACGGGCCTTTGCCGTCTTGAAGATGCGTTGGGGAATACTAAGGAGTCCTAGCTTCTACCCGCTACAGGTTCAAGTGAGGCTAATCACTTGCTGCTTCATACTTCACAACTTTATCAGGCGTGAAATGGACGACGACCCAATCGAGAATGCACTCTGAG is part of the Salvia hispanica cultivar TCC Black 2014 unplaced genomic scaffold, UniMelb_Shisp_WGS_1.0 HiC_scaffold_304, whole genome shotgun sequence genome and encodes:
- the LOC125198860 gene encoding putative nuclease HARBI1; translated protein: MDRLTRVSDRDCFNNLRMNRNTFGRLCRVLRQYSGLTDSQYIKVEEQVAMFLCILSHHKKTRVIGYDFTRSSHTVSRYMHNVLGGVLRLHEILFVQPEPVLDNCTDHRWKWFKGAVGALDGTYINVRVPIQDQPRYRSRKGQISTNVLAACDRFLRFTYVLPGWEGSAGDSRVLRDAVSRPYGLRVPRDTYYLCDNAYANSEGFLTPYKGVRYHLKEWGPNAHVPQNLEEIFNMRHTKAHNVIERAFAVLKMRWGILRSPSFYPLQVQVRLITCCFILHNFIRREMDDDPIENAL